In a genomic window of Helianthus annuus cultivar XRQ/B chromosome 10, HanXRQr2.0-SUNRISE, whole genome shotgun sequence:
- the LOC118482720 gene encoding secreted RxLR effector protein 161-like: protein MPEGTFIHQTKYVHDVLEKFEMSGTAPMSTPFAMNHGINPDLTGEKVDETLYRSMIGSLMYLTASRPDIMYPTCLAARCQSSPRASHMTIVKRILRYLKGTPRLGLWYPKDGDFTLEGYSDSDFGCCKVNAKSKTAGCQFFGPRLVTWQCKKQTSIALSTCEAEYVSASSCCSQILWIQQQMRNYDLTTVTPADQVQVNDLGQQLTHQVQINGLG from the exons ATGCCCGAAGGAACCTTCATACatcagacaaagtatgttcaTGATGTTCTGGAGAAATTCGAGATGTCTGGAACTGCTCCAATGTCCACCCCGTTTGCAATGAATCATGGTATAAAccctgatctcaccggagagaaGGTCGATGAAACGTTATATCGCTCCATGATCGGATCGCTGATGTATTtgacagcatcaaggccagatataatgtatcCAACCTGCCTCGCGGCCCGATGTCAATCAAGTCCCAGAGCCTCGCATATGACAATTGTTAAGAGGATAttgcgctacctgaaaggaactccaagattggggttgtggtatccaaaggATGGTGACTTCACGCTTGAAGGGTACTCTGATTCTGACTTCGgttgctgcaaagtcaatgctaaATCAAAAACTGCAGGTTGCCAATTTTTCGGACCCCGACTGGTCAcatggcaatgtaagaagcaaacCTCTATTGCTTTATCGACATGTGAAgccgagtatgtatctgctagcagctgctgctctcagatcttgtggattcAGCAACAGATGCGCAACTACG ATTTAACCACCGTGACACCAgctgaccaagtccaagtcaatgaccttggtcaacaaTTGACccaccaagtccaaattaatggccTTGGATGA